One genomic segment of Myripristis murdjan chromosome 20, fMyrMur1.1, whole genome shotgun sequence includes these proteins:
- the ppp1r16a gene encoding protein phosphatase 1 regulatory subunit 16A, whose protein sequence is MAADHSELLAEMATVGRLSATERLKHAQKRRAQQLKGWAQMEKDVARGSKAKGDKNKGRTSKVKFPNSVTLLEAAARNDLEEVRELLNSGVSPDLFNEDGLTALHQCCIDDFVEMVQCLLDAGASVNACDSELWTPLHAAATCGHTGLVQLLVQAGADLLAVNADGNMPYDLCEDEATLELLEMVMAEQGITQDRIDECRGAKEMTMLTDVQALVQSEADLNAQDDNGATLLHIAAANGYMSVAELLLEHRAQVEVKDSDGWTPLHCASCWGQIQMVELLVAHGASLNSKSVMEETPLDVCADEEVRAKLMDLKHKHDAIMKSQDRQKGTLQRRASSTGSRGKVVRRVSVNERSSLYRREHHKEAMVWQERGRQPEPQDDDEDRQTDNEMHQHATMVASGRISSRLEDGQAPERRLSSSLGNGGTSVSLASSVPGELWSGGGRMERSASYQLSTSSGGALIPGSGEGDGADSMTREKSTHTLADLKRQRAAAKLNKYPAPPPPLPPPSDEEPAVPLAEAIPPQAQQEIQETPSSEEAATPSHVYFTPASGDPPLLKLRAPEEDQSNTKEPCCGLM, encoded by the exons ATGGCAGCAGATCACAGCGAACTGCTGGCTGAGATGGCCACAGTGGGGCGTCTGAGCGCCACAGAGCGTCTGAAACATGCCCAGAAGCGTCGCGCTCAGCAGCTGAAGGGCTGGGCGCAGATGGAGAAGGATGTTGCCCGGGGATCAAAGGCGAAGGGAGACAAAAATAAGGGGCGCACTAGCAAGGTGAAATTCCCCAACTCTGTCACCCTGCTTGAGGCAGCTGCTCGCAATGACCTGGAGGAGG TGAGGGAGCTGCTTAACAGTGGAGTCAGTCCAGACCTGTTCAATGAGGATGGACTGACAGCTCTGCATCAG TGCTGCATTGATGACTTTGTGGAGATGGTGCAGTGCCTGCTGGACGCTGGTGCCAGTGTGAATGCCTGTGACAGCGAGCTCTGGACTCCGCTGCATGCTGCTGCCACCTGTGGACACACAGGACTGGTGCAGCTCCTGGTGCAGGC tggGGCTGACCTGCTGGCTGTCAATGCAGACGGAAACATGCCCTATGACCTCTGTGAGGACGAGGCCaccctggagctgctggagatgGTTATGGCTGAACAGG gtataaCTCAGGACCGTATAGATGAATGTCGAGGCGCTAAGGAAATGACAATGCTAACAGACGTTCAGGCTCTGGTTCAAAGTGAAGCAGATTTAAATGCTCAGGACGATAATGGAGCAACACTG CTCCACATAGCGGCAGCTAATGGCTACATGTCTGTGGCGGAGTTGTTGCTCGAGCACAGGGCTCAGGTGGAGGTGAAGGACTCAGATGGCTGGACGCCACTACACTGCGCCTCCTGCTGGGGACAG ATTCAAATGGTGGAACTGCTGGTGGCCCATGGAGCCAGTCTAAACTCCAAGTCTGTCATGGAGGAGACGCCTCTGG ATGTGTGTGCAGATGAGGAGGTCAGAGCCAAACTGATGGATCTGAAGCACAAACACGATGCCATCATGAAGAGCCAGGACCGGCAGAAAGGCACACTGCAGCGACGAGCCTCTAGTACTGGCAGCAGAGG TAAGGTAGTACGTCGTGTCAGCGTGAATGAGCGCTCCAGTCTGTACCGACGGGAGCATCACAAAGAGGCCATGGTGTGGCAGGAGCGTGGCCGACAGCCCGAGCCACAGGACGATGATGAGGACAGACAAACGGACAATGAGATGCACCAGCATGCCACCATG GTTGCCAGTGGTAGAATCTCATCACGTTTGGAGGATGGGCAGGCACCGGAGAGGAGGCTCTCCTCCAGCTTGGGGAATGGAGGgacatctgtctctctggccTCCTCTGTTCCTGGAGAGCTCTGGAGCGGTGGAGGCCGCATGGAGCGCAGCGCCTCCTACCAGCTCAGCACCAGCTCAGGAGGTGCATTAATCCCTGGGTctggagagggagatggagcaGACAGTATGACACGGGAGAAATCCACCCACACCCTTGCTGATCTGAAACGCCAGAGGGCAGCTGCCAAGCTCAATAAGTACccagctcctccaccacctcttCCACCTCCCTCAGACGAGGAGCCTGCTGTTCCTCTGGCCGAGGCTATACCTCCTCAGGCCCAGCAGGAGATTCAAGAGACACCCAGCTCTGAGGAGGCGGCCACACCCAGCCACGTGTACTTCACCCCAGCCAGCGGAGATCCTCCACTGCTGAAACTCCGAGCACCTGAGGAGGACCAATCCAACACCAAGGAGCCCTGCTGTGGACTCATGTAG